One region of Pygocentrus nattereri isolate fPygNat1 chromosome 14, fPygNat1.pri, whole genome shotgun sequence genomic DNA includes:
- the LOC108438913 gene encoding myeloid-associated differentiation marker-like protein 2 — translation MDPYGGHYLNRDAVLSGLGAARMCQLVLGCTTMSLVAHSAGFSATYGTFCMFVWCFCFAVTLVIFTLDVARLHGCMPISWDNFTVAYAMLATLMYVTASVVYPVYFLNNECPSEGCEVRNYRIAVTVCSSICCFTYGAEVFLTRAKPGHVVGYMATMSGLLKVVQAFIACIIFGALANDSEYNRHIPTQYCVVVYSLCFAVTVVVVILTVSGRTSALRFPFDRFVIIYTFLAVLLYMSAAVVWPVFSFDKKYGTPGRPDECPRGKCPWDSKLVVAVFTSANLVLYFTDLVYSQRIRFVSQSAA, via the coding sequence ATGGATCCCTACGGAGGCCACTATCTGAACCGGGATGCAGTCCTGTCTGGCCTGGGGGCTGCCCGCATGTGCCAGCTGGTGTTAGGTTGCACCACCATGTCTCTGGTGGCCCACAGTGCAGGCTTCAGTGCCACCTATGGCACTTTTTGCATGTTCGTGTGGTGCTTCTGCTTCGCTGTGACATTGGTCATCTTCACGCTGGATGTGGCAAGGCTTCATGGCTGCATGCCCATCTCTTGGGACAACTTCACCGTGGCCTATGCCATGCTGGCCACACTCATGTATGTCACAGCTTCTGTGGTGTACCCAGTCTACTTTCTCAATAATGAGTGTCCATCAGAAGGCTGTGAGGTACGCAACTACCGCATTGCTGTCACAGTCTGCTCCAGCATCTGCTGTTTCACCTATGGGGCTGAAGTCTTCTTGACCAGGGCCAAGCCAGGACATGTTGTAGGGTACATGGCCACCATGTCTGGCCTGCTGAAGGTGGTCCAGGCCTTCATTGCCTGCATCATCTTCGGTGCCCTTGCAAATGACAGCGAGTACAACCGCCACATCCCCACCCAGTATTGTGTGGTTGTCTACAGCCTGTGCTTTGCCGTCACTGTGGTGGTAGTGATCTTAACCGTCTCTGGAAGGACATCAGCGCTGAGGTTTCCCTTTGATCGATTTGTCATCATCTACACCTTTCTTGCAGTGCTGCTGTACATGAGCGccgctgtggtgtggcctgttTTCAGTTTCGACAAGAAGTACGGCACCCCTGGTCGCCCAGATGAATGCCCTCGTGGGAAGTGCCCTTGGGATAGTAAGTTGGTGGTGGCTGTGTTCACTTCTGCTAACTTGGTGCTGTACTTTACTGATCTGGTGTACTCTCAGAGAATTCGCTTTGTCTCCCAGTCAGCAGcctaa